GGATCTGGCGCAGCCGGTCGCTGGTTTCCACCAGATGCACGGTGGAATCCCGGTAGAGATCAGGGGCAAGCCGGGCGATCACCCGCAGCATGTCGCTCATCATCGTGCCGCGTCCGGGGCCAACCTCTGCCAGCCGTACCGGGGCGGGCAGGCCATGGCGCTGCCAGGCATGGACAATGAAAACGCCGATCATCTCCCCGAAGATCTGGCTGATTTCCGGCCCGGTGATGAAATCGCCCGAGGTGCCGAATGGCTCACGGGTTTTGTAATAGCCGAATTCCGGATCGGCCAGGCAGAGAGCAAAGTAATCCGTGACGCTCAACGGACCGTTCAACCGGATGAGCGCCTTGATCTTATCACCAAGCGTGGTGGTCATGGTCAGCGTTTCCCGATTCATCCCTTTAGTCCTGACGGCTCTTGGCTGCGCCCGGCACGTCTTGCCCGCCAGATAGCCCACAGCCCCAGCGCCAGCATCGGCAGCGAGAGTACCATGCCCATCGTTAACCAACCACCTGCCAGATAGCCAAGCTGCTCATCTGGTTCCCGGAAAAATTCAACAAAGATGCGCGCCAGCGCATAGCCGCAGATAAACACGCCGCTGATGACGCCAGAGGTTTTCAGCGCCTGGAACTGGCGGACGAGCACTTGCAGCAGCACAAACAACACCAGGCCTTCCAGTGCCGCTTCATAAAGCTGGCTCGGATGGCGCGTGAAGGGACCGCCGGTCGGGAACTGCATGGCCCAGGCCACGTCGCTGATCCGGCCCCACAATTCGCCATTGATGAAATTGGCGATCCGACCGAAGAAAAGACCGATGGGGGCGACACAGGCCACGAGGTCGAACAGCATCCACACGGGCAGGCCGTTGCGCCGGGCAAAGACGATCATCGCCAGTGTCGCGCCGGTCAGGCCGCCATGGAAGGACATGCCGCCGCGCCAGATTTCCAGCGCCACGACCGGATTGTCCAGCACCGGTTGCAGGTCATAGAACAGGATATAGCCGATCCGCCCGCCCAGGACGATGCCGATCGCCGCCCAGACCAGAAAGTCATCCAGATGCTTTTCGGTGATCGGTGTGGCGTTACCGGGCCAGAGCGACAGATTGGCGATCATCCGGCGCGCCAGCCACCAGCCGATGAGAATGCCCGTCACATAGGCCAGCCCATACCAGCGAATGGCAACGGGGCCGATGCTGAGGGCAATCGGGTCGATCTGCGGATAGGGCAGAATAGCGAAAAGGCTGGCTACTGTGTTCAAGGATATGCTTTCATTCGATTTGTCCGAAAAATGGCGGGCAGGCTTGCGCTGGTCAAGGTGAATCTACCGGCCCGCCTTGATCCGCTCCGATTAAGGTGAAAATTGCACCGAGAGCTTAAAAAAAGACATGAGATCCGGAATGTTCTGTGCAAAGACCGATCATCCCCAGGGCGTTTTCTCTTGCATAGCCTGCCCCGAATCCCTACCTCCAGAGAATGCCGCGCCCCAGTGGGCGCCTTGTGGTGGAGCGTAAGGAACACGATCATGAGCACCGGAACAAGCCGTATCATGGATGAATTCGCCAAGTTGATGACCGATGCCGCGGGTGCTGCCCAGGGTGTGCGCAAGGAAGCGGAAACCGCCTTGCATGCCCAGGCCGAACGCTGGCTAAACAGCCTGGACGTGGTGCGCCGCGAGGAATTCGACGTGGTGCGCGAAATGGCCTTGAAGGCATTGGAAGAAAACGAAGCCCTCAAGGCCCGTATCGAAGCGCTGGAAGCGCAAGCCAGTGCGACTGCGATCCCTGATTCGACTCACTGATCACATATACGGAACAATCAGGATTCGGCCTGTTTGCCCGTAGATAGGCTTGCAAATCATCAATCACGCTATCCGGCGGTTGCGCTCACGCGCAGCCGTTTTTTATTGCGCGTCTGGGGCCAATCCAGCCTTGGCGGGGCGTTGTGGTTAATGATTGCTTACTATTTTTTTCCACATGTGGATTGTTTCAAAAAAGGCAATTCCATGAGTCAGTTAAGCCCTTGGACCTGGGTGTTGATACACGCGCTGTCCACAGTGACGCTCGTGAAATCGGCGGGGAGGGGCTGGTTTGGGGCAGTGCCCGCTATACACTGATTTTAAATGATGATTCGAAACGAACCCGACCAGTTTCGGGCAGGGTGCCGCAAGCATTCTGGGGCTATCGGGTGTCATTCGAAGCGTATTTCCGGTCAGTGCGTTGTGGTGTGTCGATGGTGTCAGCGTGTCGTCGTCACAAGGGCATTCCCGGTTTAGAAGGTGCGGCATGAGCCTAATGGAATTTCAATTTGAACGTCAGTCCAACCCGGTCGATACGATCGAGTATGTGGCCTCCAATAATGACTGGTCTTTCGAGCGGTCCGGCGAAGATGAAATCGCCATGACCGTGGATGGCCGCTGGGCTGCCTATCACGTCTCCTTCTCCTGGATGGAGGAATGCGAGGCGCTGCATCTGGCCTGCGCCTTCGATATCAGGGTGCCGGAACCCAGGGTCAACGAGATCATCCGGCTTCTGTCGCATATCAATGGTCAGGTGCTGATGGGCCATTTCGATCTGTGGCGACAGGAAGACGTGGTGATCTTCCGCCAGTCGCTCATTCTGGCTGGCGGTGCCGAGCCGACCAACCAGCAGGTTGAAGTGCTTTTGTCCAGCGCGGTCGAGGCCTGCGAGACCTATTTCCAGGCGTTCCAGTTCGTCGTCTGGTCGGGGATCGATGCCAAGTCTGCTATGGATGCGGCGCTGTTCACCACGGTTGGTGAGGCCTGACAATGACAAGCCTTATCGTTCTTGTCGGTGCTGGCAATATGGGCGGTGCGATGTTGTCGGGCTGGCTGAAGAATGGCGTTGATCCGGCCTCGGTGATCGTTATTGATCCCGGCGCAAGTGA
This region of Agrobacterium vitis genomic DNA includes:
- the lgt gene encoding prolipoprotein diacylglyceryl transferase; translated protein: MNTVASLFAILPYPQIDPIALSIGPVAIRWYGLAYVTGILIGWWLARRMIANLSLWPGNATPITEKHLDDFLVWAAIGIVLGGRIGYILFYDLQPVLDNPVVALEIWRGGMSFHGGLTGATLAMIVFARRNGLPVWMLFDLVACVAPIGLFFGRIANFINGELWGRISDVAWAMQFPTGGPFTRHPSQLYEAALEGLVLFVLLQVLVRQFQALKTSGVISGVFICGYALARIFVEFFREPDEQLGYLAGGWLTMGMVLSLPMLALGLWAIWRARRAGRSQEPSGLKG
- a CDS encoding accessory factor UbiK family protein produces the protein MSTGTSRIMDEFAKLMTDAAGAAQGVRKEAETALHAQAERWLNSLDVVRREEFDVVREMALKALEENEALKARIEALEAQASATAIPDSTH
- a CDS encoding type III secretion system chaperone family protein, which translates into the protein MSLMEFQFERQSNPVDTIEYVASNNDWSFERSGEDEIAMTVDGRWAAYHVSFSWMEECEALHLACAFDIRVPEPRVNEIIRLLSHINGQVLMGHFDLWRQEDVVIFRQSLILAGGAEPTNQQVEVLLSSAVEACETYFQAFQFVVWSGIDAKSAMDAALFTTVGEA